From Erigeron canadensis isolate Cc75 chromosome 8, C_canadensis_v1, whole genome shotgun sequence, one genomic window encodes:
- the LOC122579597 gene encoding cyclin-D4-1-like has product MADCPLSSLLCAEDNESICYNNNDDENDDANVNVENGLWDYGNVINKNHNFTKNLETECSVFDFPMQSDECLSLLIEKECQQFVGFDYLIKLRNGNLDLVARQQAVDWIRKVHAHFNFGPLCAYLSINYLDRFLAVYEFLKDKSWMMQLLAVACLSIASKMEETEVPFILDLQVCEARFIFEAKTIQKMELLVLTTLKWRMQTVTPFSFIDAFIGKLNCDQPVSRSIIFRSTQIILCLINGIDFLEFRASEIAAGVAISVVGPTEMSVLFHFVQKERTLKCVELVNELSGGRTKSIKSGTVPRSPVGVLEASCFSYNKSEDSGVESTASKRRRLNT; this is encoded by the exons ATGGCTGATTGCCCATTATCAAGTTTATTATGTGCAGAAGATAATGAGAGtatatgttataataataatgatgatgaaaatgatgatgcaAATGTAAATGTTGAAAATGGATTATGGGATTATGGAaatgttattaataaaaatcataactttACCAAGAATCTTGAAACAGAGTGCTCTGTTTTTGATTTTCCTATGCAAAGTGATGAGTGTTTGTCTTTGTTGATTGAAAAAGAATGTCAACAATTTGTGGGGtttgattatttgatcaaattaaGAAATGGGAACTTGGATTTAGTTGCTAGACAACAAGCTGTTGATTGGATTAGAAAG GTACATGCTCATTTCAACTTTGGACCATTATGTGCATATTTATCTATCAACTACTTGGACAGATTTCTTGCTGTCTATGAATTTCTT AAAGACAAATCTTGGATGATGCAATTGCTAGCTGTGGCATGTTTATCAATTGCATCCAAAATGGAAGAAACTGAAGTGCCTTTTATTCTTGATTTACAg GTTTGTGAAGCAAGATTTATATTTGAAGCAAAAACCATTCAGAAAATGGAGCTTCTTGTGTTGACCACATTGAAATGGAGGATGCAAACTGTAACTCCGTTTTCTTTCATCGACGCTTTCATTGGGAAGCTTAATTGTGATCAACCTGTTTCAAGATCCATAATCTTTAGATCTACCCAAATTATATTATGCTTGATTAATG GGATTGACTTTTTGGAATTTAGAGCTTCTGAAATAGCAGCAGGAGTGGCCATTTCTGTGGTTGGACCAACCGAAATGTCTGTTCTCTTTCATTTTGTACAAAAG GAAAGAACACTTAAATGTGTAGAATTAGTGAATGAGTTGAGTGGTGGTCGTACCAAGAGCATAAAGAGTGGTACAGTGCCACGAAGTCCTGTTGGTGTTCTTGAAGCATCATGTTTTAGTTACAATAAAAGTGAGGATTCAGGTGTTGAGTCAACTGCTAGTAAAAGGAGAAGGCTCAATACTTGA